AATGGCGCCGGCAAATCTACACTGATGAAAGTGCTCAGCGGTGTGTATCCTCACGGCAACTACGAGGGGGATATTTTATACAAAGGACAGGTCTGCCAGTTCAAAGATATCAAGGATAGCGAAAGTCTTGGGATTGTTATTATCCATCAAGAACTGGCGTTAATTCCGTATTTGTCGATTTCGGAAAACATCTTCCTCGGGAATGAGCAGGCGAAGCGTGGGGTGATCAACTGGAACGAAACGACGGTTAAGACAAGAGGACTGCTGCAAACCGTCGGCCTTAATGAATCGCCTTTTACACAGGTATCCACTATCGGGGTCGGTAAACAGCAGCTGGTAGAGATCGCAAAAGCACTCTCCAAGGAAGTTAAGTTGCTTATTCTCGACGAACCCACTGCGGCGCTCAATGAGGATGATAGTGAGAATCTGCTGGAGCTCATTTTGGAGCTCAAAAAACAAGGGATCTCGTCCATTATCATTTCGCATAAATTGAACGAAATCGAGAAGATAGCGGATTCCGTAACGATACTTCGGGACGGCCAGACGATACAGACACTGGATATGAAGAAAGACCAAGTTACCGAGGATGTCATTATCAAGGGAATGGTTGGGCGTGACCTGACGAATCGATATCCCGAACGTACTCCGCAGATTGGAGAAACGATCTTTGAAGTGCGGAATTGGGAAGTGTACCATCCGACTCAACAGGACCGCAAAATGCTGAATAACATTAATATGCATATCCGCCGGGGTGAAGTGGTGGGCATCGCAGGTTTGATGGGTGCTGGGCGAACCGAGCTTGCCATGAGCGTCTTTGGCAGATCATACGGTAAACGCATCAGCGGCCAAGTATTCATGCACGGCAAGGAAGTGCATCTAACGGACATTAACAAGGCGATGGACCACGGTTTAGCTTATGTTACAGAGGATCGCAAGCATTATGGACTGATTCTAATTGATGATATTAAGCGCAATATTTCTTTGAGCAGCTTGAAGAAGCTGTCCAAGCGTGGCGTGATTAACGAGAACGAAGAGGTGCTGGTTGCGGAGGAGTACCGCAGGAAGCTGAATATCAAATCGCCAAGTATCTTGCAAAAAACAGTGAATCTGAGCGGTGGCAATCAGCAGAAGGTTGTTCTGAGCAAATGGATCTATACGGGGCCGGATATTCTCATCTTGGATGAGCCTACCCGTGGTATTGACGTAGGTGCCAAATATGAAATCTACTCGATTATTAATCAGCTGGCGTCCGAAGGTAAAGGTGTGCTAGTCATCTCCTCGGAGCTTCCCGAAATTCTGGGGATGTGTGACCGGATTTACATTATGAATGAAGGGCATATCAGCGGAGAAGTCGATCGGCAGGATGCATCGCAAGAGACCTTAATGAAATACATGACACGAAGCAGGGGGTAATACCAAATGGGAGCCATAGGTGAACTTTTCAAAAAAAATATCCGCCAATACGGCATGATTGTTGCACTGATCTTTATATCCATTTTCTTTCAAATCCTTACGGATGGAATTTTGCTCAAGCCGCTTAACGTAACCAACCTGATCCTCCAGAACAGCTATATTCTTGTGCTGGCAATCGGAATGGTGTTAGTCATTATTACCGGTCATATAGACCTTTCTGTAGGGTCAGTAGCCGCTTTTATCGGTGCATTATCAGCAATAATGATGGTGGACATGCAAATGAATCCGGTACTCGCCGTTGTTCTCTCCTTGCTTATGGGTGCACTGGTAGGAGCCTGGCAAGGGTTCTGGGTAGCCTATATTAAAATACCGGCTTTCATTGTAACGCTGGCGGGAATGCTGTTGTTCCGGGGTTTAACGATGATCGTACTAAATGGTCAATCGATTGCTCCTTTTCCAAAGACGTTTCAGAAAATCAGTTCGGGATTTATACCCGATATATTTAATGGAAGTACGATGCATGTGTTAACGCTTATAATAGGTGTCCTTCTTTCCACACTTGTTGTGTATCAGGAATTCAAAACCCGTAAAATTCAAACCAAATACGGTTTCGAACAATCCTCTGTTTGGCTATCTGTTGCAAAGTCAGCAGCGCTGGTACTTGTAATTAATGCATTTACTTTTGTACTAGCTCAATATAATGGTATTCCGAATATCCTAGTTATTTTGCTGGTGCTGATCGCTATTTACTCCTTCGTAATGAACCGGATGACGATGGGACGGCATATTTACGCATTGGGTGGAAATGAGAAGGCAGCAAGCCTTTCCGGTGTCAAAACCAAGCGGGTTACCTTCTGGGTATTCGTCAACATGGGTGTATTGGCAGCACTATCCGGACTTGTATTCGCAGCTCGATTGAATTCGGCAACACCTAAAGCGGGAACCAACTTTGAATTGGACGCGATTGCTGCTTGCTTTATTGGTGGAGCCTCTGCTTCAGGTGGGATCGGAACCGTAATCGGAGCTATTATCGGCGGTCTGGTTATGGGTGTTATGAATAACGGGATGTCACTCGTAGGTCTAGGTGTGGACTGGCAGCAAGGAATCAAAGGACTTGTACTCCTGTTGGCAGTTGGATTTGATATTTACAATAAATCAAAAACCTCCTAAATTAGGCATATATCATACCCCAGCCGCTTCCGATTCACCTCGGAGGACGGCTTTTTCTCACAACTTGTATTGATGGGCAAATCAATAGATAATAAAAGGTAAAAAAGAGGGAGGCCCCCCTTGCAGCTTATTGCCATGATTACGATGCTGATTGATCATATAGGATATATCTTTTTTCCACAGGATATGACCTGGAGGTATGTCGGGAGAATTGCTTTTCCGATCTATTGCTACGCTCTTGTTCAAGGGCATATTCATACATCCTCCAAAACGAAATATTTATTACGGCTGCTGCTGATTGCAGTTCTGGCACAGCTTCCCTATAATCTGGCGATAGATCCTCATGGACTGAATATCGTATTTACATTACTTTTGTCTGCTCTTGTCTTGGCAGTACTGGATCGCTTTCCAAACCCAGGGCTTGCGTTAATTTTGGTTGCTGGAGTTAGTGTAACTATGGATTATTTCCCTGTCGATTATGGAGCGTACGGCTTGCTGCTGGTGCTGATCTATCGTTATGCCAAATCCTATTGGATGGTACTAGGCCATTTGTTACTGAATAGCTTCTATCTATTCTATAGCGGTTGGGTTATACAGATGACAAGCTTATTGCCTACTCTAATGATTGCTTTCGGTCCAGCTCTTTGGGGACAGTTAGAGAAACGGCGTGTCCCACGTAAGGTTTGGTGGTCCTTTTATCCGGGACATCTGTTGATACTGGCTATAATAAAGATGTATTTATATTAATTAAAAAACTGATAATTTACAAATCTTACCCTTACTGAGATAATAAACAGGTTATCAAATTATCCCAGGTAGAGGAGAAATGCAATGAGGAAATTTATCGCACGCTCAAAATGGTTTGTCCCTTTCATCGCAATACTATTAATCCTGGCAGGTTGTCAATCTATTGGTGGTTTTGATACCACAAAGGCATTGATCGGAAACGTCGACGTCAAATCGTCAGAATCCAATATGACGTTCTCCCTAAATGCTGTACCTGCAGCTGGTATTAGCCAAGAGGATAAGGACATGATCGAACTTATCAATTCGTTCTCTTTAAATGTTAGT
Above is a window of Paenibacillus wynnii DNA encoding:
- the mmsA gene encoding multiple monosaccharide ABC transporter ATP-binding protein, with amino-acid sequence MTDYILEMKGITKTFPGVKALSNVNLKVKEGEIHALCGENGAGKSTLMKVLSGVYPHGNYEGDILYKGQVCQFKDIKDSESLGIVIIHQELALIPYLSISENIFLGNEQAKRGVINWNETTVKTRGLLQTVGLNESPFTQVSTIGVGKQQLVEIAKALSKEVKLLILDEPTAALNEDDSENLLELILELKKQGISSIIISHKLNEIEKIADSVTILRDGQTIQTLDMKKDQVTEDVIIKGMVGRDLTNRYPERTPQIGETIFEVRNWEVYHPTQQDRKMLNNINMHIRRGEVVGIAGLMGAGRTELAMSVFGRSYGKRISGQVFMHGKEVHLTDINKAMDHGLAYVTEDRKHYGLILIDDIKRNISLSSLKKLSKRGVINENEEVLVAEEYRRKLNIKSPSILQKTVNLSGGNQQKVVLSKWIYTGPDILILDEPTRGIDVGAKYEIYSIINQLASEGKGVLVISSELPEILGMCDRIYIMNEGHISGEVDRQDASQETLMKYMTRSRG
- the mmsB gene encoding multiple monosaccharide ABC transporter permease, which encodes MGAIGELFKKNIRQYGMIVALIFISIFFQILTDGILLKPLNVTNLILQNSYILVLAIGMVLVIITGHIDLSVGSVAAFIGALSAIMMVDMQMNPVLAVVLSLLMGALVGAWQGFWVAYIKIPAFIVTLAGMLLFRGLTMIVLNGQSIAPFPKTFQKISSGFIPDIFNGSTMHVLTLIIGVLLSTLVVYQEFKTRKIQTKYGFEQSSVWLSVAKSAALVLVINAFTFVLAQYNGIPNILVILLVLIAIYSFVMNRMTMGRHIYALGGNEKAASLSGVKTKRVTFWVFVNMGVLAALSGLVFAARLNSATPKAGTNFELDAIAACFIGGASASGGIGTVIGAIIGGLVMGVMNNGMSLVGLGVDWQQGIKGLVLLLAVGFDIYNKSKTS
- a CDS encoding TraX family protein, which codes for MQLIAMITMLIDHIGYIFFPQDMTWRYVGRIAFPIYCYALVQGHIHTSSKTKYLLRLLLIAVLAQLPYNLAIDPHGLNIVFTLLLSALVLAVLDRFPNPGLALILVAGVSVTMDYFPVDYGAYGLLLVLIYRYAKSYWMVLGHLLLNSFYLFYSGWVIQMTSLLPTLMIAFGPALWGQLEKRRVPRKVWWSFYPGHLLILAIIKMYLY